One Campylobacter lari DNA segment encodes these proteins:
- a CDS encoding 6-pyruvoyl trahydropterin synthase family protein: protein MIIRKMFEFENAHIVRFCSSKRCKTSIHGHSYKVEILLESKYLDNAGMVYDFGLLKDEIKQIIDSFDHAITLFKDDDKVYLEDMKKHSQRWVSLPVNVSAENFVRIFFILIDTLLLKTKMVNGEQGVSLKSIIVHETRTGYAQGFREDAYSKFLPKINLADIEFSQAIIDEWKDKDFLKKLQDVNFVFVNQKEV, encoded by the coding sequence ATGATTATTAGAAAAATGTTTGAATTTGAAAATGCTCATATTGTTAGATTTTGTAGCTCCAAGCGATGTAAAACAAGCATACATGGACACTCTTATAAGGTAGAAATTTTACTTGAGAGTAAATACCTTGACAATGCGGGAATGGTATATGATTTTGGCTTGTTAAAAGATGAGATAAAACAAATTATTGATAGTTTTGATCATGCTATTACACTTTTTAAAGATGATGATAAAGTTTATTTAGAAGATATGAAAAAACACTCACAAAGATGGGTAAGTTTGCCTGTGAATGTAAGTGCGGAAAATTTTGTACGCATATTTTTTATTTTGATAGATACCTTGCTTTTAAAGACCAAGATGGTTAATGGCGAGCAAGGTGTAAGTTTAAAAAGTATCATTGTGCATGAAACAAGAACAGGCTATGCACAAGGTTTTAGAGAAGATGCTTATAGTAAGTTTTTACCAAAGATAAATTTGGCAGATATTGAATTTTCACAAGCTATAATTGATGAATGGAAAGATAAAGATTTTTTAAAAAAACTTCAAGATGTAAATTTTGTTTTTGTCAATCAAAAGGAGGTGTGA
- the trxB gene encoding thioredoxin-disulfide reductase, translating to MLDLAIIGGGPAGLSAGLYATRGGLKNVVMFEKGMPGGQITSSSEIENYPGVAQVLDGISFMAPWNEQCMRFGLKHEMVGVEQISKNADGSFNIKLEGGKNEQAKAVIVCTGSTPRRAGFKGEDEFFGKGVSTCATCDGFFYKNKEVAVLGGGDTALEEALYLANICSKVYLIHRRDEFRAAPSTVEKVKNNEKIELITNALVDEVCGDNMGVNKIKIAFNDGSKREVDVPGIFTFVGLNVRNEILKQDNGEFLCAMEEGGQVSVDLKMQTNIAGLFAAGDLRKDAPKQVICAAGDGAVAALSALAYIESLH from the coding sequence ATGTTAGATTTAGCTATTATAGGTGGTGGGCCTGCAGGCTTGAGCGCAGGTTTATATGCTACTAGAGGTGGATTAAAAAATGTTGTCATGTTTGAAAAGGGTATGCCTGGTGGGCAGATTACTTCGAGTTCAGAGATAGAAAATTACCCTGGAGTTGCTCAAGTTTTAGATGGAATTTCTTTTATGGCTCCTTGGAATGAACAGTGTATGCGTTTTGGTTTAAAACACGAAATGGTAGGCGTGGAGCAAATTAGCAAAAATGCTGATGGAAGTTTTAATATAAAATTAGAAGGTGGTAAAAACGAACAAGCAAAAGCTGTAATTGTATGTACAGGTTCTACACCACGTCGTGCAGGTTTTAAAGGTGAAGATGAATTTTTTGGAAAAGGCGTAAGCACTTGTGCAACATGTGATGGATTTTTTTATAAAAATAAAGAAGTAGCTGTTTTAGGTGGGGGAGATACTGCTTTAGAAGAGGCGTTATATCTAGCTAATATTTGCTCAAAAGTATATTTAATCCACAGAAGAGATGAGTTTAGAGCAGCACCTTCAACAGTTGAAAAAGTAAAAAATAATGAAAAAATAGAATTAATCACAAATGCGCTAGTTGATGAGGTTTGTGGTGATAATATGGGTGTTAATAAAATTAAAATAGCATTTAATGATGGCTCTAAAAGAGAGGTTGATGTACCTGGAATCTTTACTTTTGTTGGATTAAATGTAAGAAATGAAATCTTAAAACAAGATAATGGTGAGTTTTTATGTGCCATGGAAGAAGGCGGTCAAGTGAGTGTAGATCTTAAAATGCAAACTAATATTGCAGGATTATTTGCAGCAGGTGATTTAAGAAAAGATGCGCCAAAACAAGTAATATGCGCAGCAGGTGATGGAGCGGTTGCAGCGCTTAGTGCTTTAGCTTATATTGAAAGCTTGCATTAA
- the rpmE gene encoding 50S ribosomal protein L31 produces the protein MKKEIHPEYVECKVSCACGNSFTTKSNKPEIKVDICSSCHPFFTGSEKIVDAAGRVEKFKKKYAMQ, from the coding sequence ATGAAAAAAGAAATTCACCCAGAATATGTAGAATGCAAAGTTAGTTGTGCTTGTGGAAATTCTTTTACTACTAAGTCAAATAAACCAGAAATTAAAGTTGATATTTGCTCAAGTTGTCATCCATTTTTTACAGGTAGTGAAAAAATCGTAGATGCTGCGGGTCGTGTAGAGAAATTTAAGAAAAAATACGCAATGCAATAA
- a CDS encoding LL-diaminopimelate aminotransferase: MFEEIHFNTIERLPNYVFAEVNAIKMAARRAGEDIIDFSMGNPDGKTPQHIIDKLCESANKDKTSGYSASSGIYKLRLAICNWYKRKYDVDLDPESEVVATMGSKEGFVNLARAVINPGDVAIVPTPAYPIHTQAFIIAGGNVATMNFDFNENYELNENTFFENLQKTLHESIPRPKYVVVNFPHNPTTVTVEKSFYERLVAMAKKERFYIISDIAYADLTFGSYKTPSIFEVEGAKDVAVETYTLSKSYNMAGWRVGFVVGNKRLIAALKKIKSWFDYGMYTPIQVAATIALDGDQTCVEEIKVTYARRLEVLLDSFYQAGWELKKPNASMFVWAKLPQSKAHLGSMEFSKQLLQKANVAVSPGVGFGEAGNEYVRIALIENENRIRQAARNIKKYLRE, translated from the coding sequence ATGTTTGAAGAAATTCATTTTAATACCATAGAAAGACTTCCAAATTATGTTTTTGCTGAAGTTAATGCGATTAAAATGGCAGCAAGAAGAGCAGGGGAGGATATAATAGATTTTTCTATGGGGAATCCTGATGGCAAAACCCCTCAACATATCATAGACAAGCTTTGTGAAAGTGCAAATAAAGACAAAACTTCAGGTTATTCTGCTTCGAGTGGAATTTATAAACTAAGGCTTGCAATTTGTAATTGGTATAAAAGAAAATATGATGTTGATTTAGATCCTGAAAGTGAAGTAGTTGCAACGATGGGTTCTAAAGAGGGTTTTGTAAATTTAGCAAGAGCTGTTATTAACCCAGGAGATGTAGCTATTGTACCTACACCTGCTTATCCTATACATACTCAAGCTTTTATCATAGCAGGTGGTAATGTAGCGACAATGAATTTTGATTTTAATGAAAATTATGAATTAAATGAAAATACTTTTTTTGAAAATTTACAAAAAACACTACATGAAAGCATTCCGCGTCCAAAATATGTAGTAGTAAATTTTCCGCATAATCCTACAACAGTTACAGTGGAAAAAAGTTTTTATGAGAGATTGGTTGCCATGGCAAAAAAAGAAAGATTTTATATTATTTCTGATATTGCCTATGCGGACTTAACTTTTGGTTCTTATAAAACTCCTTCTATTTTTGAAGTTGAAGGTGCTAAAGATGTAGCAGTAGAAACTTATACACTTTCAAAATCTTACAATATGGCAGGTTGGCGCGTAGGTTTTGTGGTGGGCAATAAACGCTTAATTGCTGCTTTGAAAAAGATTAAATCTTGGTTTGATTATGGTATGTATACTCCTATACAAGTTGCTGCTACTATAGCTTTAGATGGAGATCAAACTTGCGTTGAAGAGATTAAAGTAACTTATGCAAGAAGATTAGAAGTCTTGCTTGATTCGTTTTATCAAGCAGGATGGGAGCTAAAAAAACCTAATGCAAGTATGTTTGTTTGGGCTAAACTCCCTCAAAGTAAGGCTCATCTTGGTAGTATGGAATTTTCCAAACAGCTTTTGCAAAAAGCAAATGTAGCAGTAAGCCCTGGAGTTGGCTTTGGTGAAGCGGGCAATGAGTATGTTAGAATAGCTTTAATAGAAAATGAAAACCGTATTCGTCAAGCAGCAAGAAATATTAAAAAATACTTAAGAGAATAA
- the rsmI gene encoding 16S rRNA (cytidine(1402)-2'-O)-methyltransferase, whose amino-acid sequence MLYFIPTPIGNLNDISFHSLEILQKCKLFLCEDTRVCKSLVHLLNEKFNLEIKPDKYLALHTHNEKDFLAKIDDDFFKQDIAYLSDAGMPGISDPGQFLIEYAIKNNIDYEVLAGSNAALLALVSSAFCKKEFIFMGFLANKNPQRQKDIENLMLNPYPSIVYEAPTRILNLVEEISKIDPLREIFIIKEATKKFETKFRAGVLEVLEKIKTMDLRGEWCVVVSAKEKQFHQNTLCEQDIYELDLPLKTKAKLLSKINAKSPKENYQKLLLS is encoded by the coding sequence ATGTTATATTTTATTCCTACACCCATAGGAAATTTAAACGATATTTCTTTTCATTCTTTAGAAATTTTACAAAAATGCAAACTCTTTTTATGTGAAGATACGAGAGTTTGCAAATCTTTAGTCCATCTCCTTAATGAAAAATTTAATTTAGAAATAAAACCTGATAAATATTTAGCCTTACACACGCATAATGAAAAAGATTTTTTAGCAAAAATAGATGATGATTTTTTTAAACAAGATATTGCATATTTAAGTGATGCGGGTATGCCAGGTATTAGTGACCCGGGGCAATTTTTAATTGAATATGCCATTAAAAATAATATTGATTATGAAGTCTTAGCAGGGTCAAATGCTGCTTTGCTTGCATTAGTTTCAAGCGCATTTTGTAAAAAAGAATTTATTTTTATGGGTTTTTTAGCCAATAAAAATCCTCAAAGACAAAAAGATATTGAAAATTTAATGCTTAATCCTTATCCTAGTATAGTTTATGAAGCACCCACTAGAATACTGAATTTGGTAGAAGAAATTAGCAAAATTGATCCTTTAAGAGAAATTTTTATCATAAAAGAAGCAACAAAGAAATTTGAAACTAAATTTAGAGCAGGAGTCTTAGAGGTTTTAGAAAAAATAAAAACAATGGATTTGCGCGGTGAATGGTGTGTAGTCGTAAGTGCTAAAGAAAAGCAATTTCATCAAAATACCTTGTGTGAGCAAGATATTTATGAGCTTGATTTGCCTTTAAAAACAAAGGCAAAACTTCTTTCAAAAATCAATGCAAAATCTCCAAAAGAAAATTATCAAAAACTGCTTTTAAGTTGA
- a CDS encoding homoserine dehydrogenase: MKIAILGYGTVGSAVVETLLKNQDLIKARCDEEIIPVIALARNPKPNALIPVVNDIDEVLEREDIDVFVELMGGIDLPFEIISKILKRKKSVVTANKALLAYHRYELEKLAQDTAFGYEASVAGGIPIIKILKEGLSANNIVSIKGILNGTSNYILSKMTEDNAKFQEVLKKAQDLGYAEADPTFDIEGFDAAHKLLILANIAYGLRVKPEDILIEGVSKVSDEDIYFAKEFEYIIKHLGIAKIKDEKIELRVHPAMLSKDKILAKVDGVMNAISVDGDILGESLYYGPGAGGKATASAVIADLIDIARKEKNSAIFGYLNDTSYKLLNKDEIYTRYYLRLKVLDKIGVLSKITQLMSEHQISIDTFLQKPKKEKQDCSTLFFITHQTYEKNIQILIQKLKEQEFVKDDVFMMRIED; the protein is encoded by the coding sequence ATGAAAATAGCAATTTTAGGCTATGGCACGGTAGGAAGTGCCGTTGTAGAAACTTTGTTAAAAAATCAAGATTTAATCAAAGCAAGATGTGATGAAGAAATTATTCCAGTGATTGCTTTAGCAAGAAATCCAAAACCAAATGCATTAATTCCTGTGGTTAATGATATTGATGAAGTTTTAGAGCGTGAAGATATTGATGTATTTGTGGAGTTAATGGGTGGTATTGATTTACCTTTTGAGATAATTTCAAAGATTTTAAAAAGAAAAAAATCAGTAGTAACTGCCAATAAAGCTTTGCTTGCTTATCATCGTTATGAGCTTGAAAAATTAGCACAAGATACAGCTTTTGGTTATGAAGCAAGTGTGGCAGGCGGAATTCCTATTATTAAAATTTTAAAAGAGGGTTTGAGTGCTAATAATATTGTTTCTATTAAAGGCATTTTAAATGGTACAAGCAATTATATTTTAAGTAAAATGACTGAAGATAATGCTAAATTTCAAGAAGTATTAAAAAAGGCTCAAGATTTAGGATATGCCGAAGCTGATCCTACTTTTGATATAGAAGGATTTGATGCTGCACATAAGCTTTTAATTTTAGCAAATATTGCCTATGGATTAAGAGTAAAACCTGAAGATATCTTGATTGAGGGTGTTAGTAAGGTAAGTGATGAAGATATTTATTTTGCAAAGGAATTTGAATATATCATAAAGCATTTAGGTATTGCTAAAATAAAAGATGAAAAAATAGAACTAAGGGTTCATCCTGCTATGCTTAGTAAAGATAAAATACTAGCAAAGGTTGATGGAGTGATGAATGCTATTAGTGTTGATGGGGATATTTTGGGTGAAAGTTTATATTATGGCCCAGGTGCAGGTGGCAAGGCAACTGCAAGTGCTGTTATAGCTGATTTAATCGATATAGCAAGAAAAGAAAAAAATAGTGCTATTTTTGGGTATTTAAATGATACTTCTTATAAACTTTTAAATAAGGATGAAATTTATACAAGATATTATTTAAGATTGAAAGTATTAGATAAAATAGGGGTATTATCAAAAATCACACAATTAATGAGTGAACATCAAATTTCAATCGATACTTTTTTACAAAAGCCAAAAAAAGAAAAGCAAGATTGTAGTACTTTATTTTTTATCACTCATCAAACTTATGAAAAAAATATACAAATTTTAATTCAAAAACTTAAAGAACAAGAATTTGTAAAAGATGATGTTTTTATGATGAGAATAGAAGATTAA
- the trxA gene encoding thioredoxin gives MGKYIDLTTENFAQAKEGVALVDFWAPWCGPCRMLAPVIDELANDFDGKAKICKVNTDEQGDLAAQFGVRSIPTIIFFKDGEVVDQLVGAQSKQALADKLNSLL, from the coding sequence ATGGGAAAATATATTGATTTAACTACAGAAAATTTTGCACAAGCAAAAGAAGGTGTAGCTTTAGTAGATTTTTGGGCTCCATGGTGCGGACCTTGTAGAATGTTAGCTCCAGTTATTGATGAGCTTGCAAATGATTTTGATGGTAAGGCTAAAATTTGTAAAGTAAATACAGATGAGCAAGGCGATTTGGCTGCACAATTTGGTGTAAGATCTATTCCAACTATCATTTTCTTTAAAGATGGTGAAGTAGTTGATCAGCTAGTGGGTGCTCAATCAAAACAAGCTTTAGCAGACAAACTAAACTCACTTTTATAA
- a CDS encoding YraN family protein: protein MALLQYLFGKKGEDLACEYLKTQGFEILKRNFHSKFGEIDIIAKKDKILHFVEVKSTQGDYEVAYRLDHKKYNKIIKAIEYYFMKHKSDENYQIDLLCVYKDDIKLLENIGY from the coding sequence ATGGCTTTATTACAGTATCTTTTTGGCAAAAAAGGAGAGGATTTAGCGTGCGAGTATTTAAAAACTCAAGGTTTTGAAATTTTAAAAAGAAATTTTCATTCTAAATTTGGAGAAATTGATATCATTGCTAAAAAAGATAAAATTTTACATTTTGTTGAGGTTAAAAGTACGCAAGGAGATTATGAAGTAGCATATAGATTAGATCATAAAAAATACAATAAAATCATCAAAGCTATAGAGTATTACTTTATGAAACACAAAAGTGATGAGAATTATCAAATAGATTTACTTTGTGTATATAAAGATGATATAAAACTTTTAGAGAACATTGGTTATTAA
- the rlmB gene encoding 23S rRNA (guanosine(2251)-2'-O)-methyltransferase RlmB: MIVYGKQVFFYILEKHKEKIKEIYLAKECEKADFSKIAKASKKIKKLDFKTAQSLARGGNHQGFLMEIDEFEFSSFESLKEKDFIVILYNISDVGNIGAIVRSAYALGADGVILVAKSVAIDGVIRASSGAALDMKIVLNDDILSMINELKQKGFYIYASASGGSDIHTIKAKDKKVLIMGSEGFGIAPKVLKKCDECVGIKMHNDFDSLNVSAAFAILCDRMKNG, from the coding sequence ATGATAGTTTATGGCAAGCAAGTGTTTTTTTATATCTTAGAAAAGCATAAAGAAAAAATTAAAGAAATTTATTTAGCAAAAGAATGCGAAAAAGCTGATTTTTCAAAAATAGCAAAAGCTTCAAAAAAAATTAAAAAGCTTGATTTTAAAACCGCACAAAGTTTAGCAAGAGGTGGAAATCATCAAGGTTTTTTAATGGAAATTGATGAGTTTGAATTTAGCTCTTTTGAAAGTTTAAAAGAAAAAGATTTTATAGTTATTTTATATAATATTAGCGACGTTGGAAATATCGGAGCTATCGTGCGTAGTGCTTATGCTTTGGGTGCTGATGGGGTTATTTTGGTAGCTAAAAGTGTAGCTATAGATGGAGTAATCCGCGCAAGTAGTGGGGCAGCTTTAGATATGAAAATAGTTTTAAATGATGATATTTTAAGCATGATAAATGAATTAAAACAAAAAGGTTTTTATATCTATGCTAGTGCTAGCGGAGGTAGTGATATACATACTATCAAGGCTAAAGATAAAAAAGTTTTGATTATGGGAAGTGAAGGTTTTGGTATAGCACCAAAGGTGCTTAAAAAATGCGATGAATGTGTAGGTATAAAAATGCACAATGACTTTGATAGTTTAAATGTAAGTGCAGCATTTGCAATACTTTGCGATAGGATGAAAAATGGATAG
- a CDS encoding PepSY-like domain-containing protein has product MKKILILSMALALMASANITQQNANSYQQNTPQHNPYVQNYYGLSKPIMDKIQSSFPGAFIVDVDWEEFGYEIKLSNNMEMFFDRNGNFLGQKWDD; this is encoded by the coding sequence ATGAAAAAAATATTAATTCTAAGCATGGCTTTAGCGCTAATGGCTAGTGCAAATATTACACAACAAAATGCTAATTCATATCAACAAAATACACCTCAACATAACCCTTATGTGCAAAATTATTACGGGCTTTCTAAACCTATTATGGATAAAATTCAAAGTTCTTTTCCTGGAGCTTTTATTGTAGATGTAGATTGGGAGGAATTTGGATATGAAATTAAACTAAGTAATAATATGGAAATGTTTTTTGATAGAAATGGAAATTTTTTAGGTCAAAAATGGGATGATTAA
- a CDS encoding 16S rRNA (uracil(1498)-N(3))-methyltransferase: MRFLYHPQSGVLNLELENEAFLHLKVRRIKVGDKIILKNLKDFFAYTYECIELSRRSCVLNLLDKKEEKQELKTHLHLALAVIDPKIIEKTLPFLNELGVAKLSFVYMDYSQKNFKLDFKRMEKILIESSQQCGRASLMELESFDDFKKFQQVYENIVLIDFEGEDLMSFEPSKYVFLIGAEGGFSQKEREKNIKKAKLQADFVLKAQTALIGVASKFII; the protein is encoded by the coding sequence ATGCGATTTTTATATCACCCACAAAGTGGTGTTTTAAATTTAGAGTTAGAAAATGAAGCTTTTTTACACTTAAAGGTTCGAAGAATTAAAGTAGGTGATAAAATCATATTAAAAAATTTAAAAGATTTTTTTGCTTATACTTATGAATGCATAGAGCTTTCTAGACGCTCTTGCGTATTAAATTTGCTTGATAAAAAAGAAGAAAAACAAGAATTAAAAACGCATTTACATTTAGCTTTAGCGGTGATTGATCCAAAGATTATAGAAAAAACTTTGCCTTTTTTAAACGAGCTTGGAGTAGCAAAGCTTTCTTTTGTGTATATGGATTATTCACAAAAAAATTTTAAGTTAGATTTTAAAAGAATGGAAAAAATTCTTATAGAATCATCCCAACAATGTGGTCGCGCTTCTTTAATGGAGCTTGAAAGCTTTGATGATTTTAAAAAATTTCAGCAAGTTTATGAGAACATTGTTTTGATAGACTTTGAAGGCGAAGATTTGATGAGTTTTGAACCTAGTAAGTACGTGTTTTTAATAGGTGCTGAAGGTGGATTTTCTCAAAAAGAAAGAGAGAAGAATATAAAAAAAGCAAAATTACAGGCTGATTTTGTACTTAAAGCACAAACAGCTTTAATAGGGGTTGCTTCAAAATTCATAATTTAA
- a CDS encoding 7-carboxy-7-deazaguanine synthase QueE — MEVVETFLSLQGEGKYSGNLAIFVRFAGCNFNCTGFGVKKEKDSKILLGCDTIRAVFTKEFKTCYKTYTSVKLFDEVLKLANSRKVIVVITGGEPLLNYQNKDFLCFINLLLENDFKVHFETNASIEIDFEKYPLYKKCYFALGVKLSNSGVKKEKRINEKALKAFKYYTKDSFYKFVLDKDFLQENKALEEISEILQICENEVFCMPMGSNEEEISKNALSVAEFCIKNGYNYSDRLHIRIWGDKEGV, encoded by the coding sequence ATGGAAGTTGTCGAGACTTTTTTAAGCTTGCAGGGTGAGGGAAAATATAGCGGAAATTTGGCTATATTTGTAAGGTTTGCTGGGTGTAATTTTAACTGCACAGGCTTTGGAGTAAAAAAAGAAAAAGATTCTAAAATACTTTTGGGTTGTGATACTATAAGAGCTGTTTTTACCAAAGAATTTAAAACTTGTTATAAAACATATACTTCAGTAAAGCTTTTTGATGAGGTTTTAAAACTAGCCAATTCACGCAAAGTTATAGTTGTCATTACAGGTGGAGAGCCTTTATTAAATTATCAAAATAAAGATTTTTTGTGTTTTATAAATTTACTTTTAGAAAATGATTTTAAAGTGCATTTTGAAACCAATGCAAGTATTGAAATTGATTTTGAAAAATATCCTTTGTATAAAAAATGTTATTTTGCTTTGGGTGTAAAGCTTAGTAATAGTGGTGTAAAAAAAGAAAAAAGGATTAATGAAAAAGCATTGAAAGCTTTTAAATATTATACTAAAGATAGTTTTTATAAATTTGTTTTAGATAAAGATTTTTTACAAGAAAATAAAGCTTTAGAGGAGATTAGTGAAATTTTACAAATTTGTGAAAATGAGGTGTTTTGTATGCCCATGGGGTCAAATGAAGAAGAAATTTCTAAAAATGCCTTAAGTGTTGCTGAATTTTGTATAAAAAATGGATATAATTACTCTGATAGATTGCATATTAGAATTTGGGGAGATAAAGAAGGCGTATGA